Proteins from a single region of Prinia subflava isolate CZ2003 ecotype Zambia chromosome 10, Cam_Psub_1.2, whole genome shotgun sequence:
- the PRKAB2 gene encoding 5'-AMP-activated protein kinase subunit beta-2 isoform X1, protein MGNTTSERVSGERHGSKSHRSDGSGASHPAKEHPHKIMVGSTDDPSVFSSHDSKIPGEKEFVSWQPDLEESVKPSQQARPTVIRWADGGKEVFISGSFNNWSTKIPLIKSHNDFVAILDLPEGEHQYKFFVDGQWVHDPSEPVVTSQMGTINNLIHVKKSDFEVFDALKVDSLESSETSGRDLSSSPPGPYGQEMYVYRPEERFKSPPILPPHLLQVILNKDTNISCDPALLPEPNHVMLNHLYALSIKDGVMVLSATHRYKKKYVTTLLYKPI, encoded by the exons aTGGGGAACACCACCAGCGAGCGGGTGTCTGGGGAGCGCCATGGCTCCAAGTCCCACCGCTCGGACGGCTCCGGTGCCTCGCACCCCGCCAAGGAGCACCCGCACAAGATCATGGTGGGCAGCACCGACGACCCCAGCGTTTTCAGCTCCCACGACTCCAAG ATTCCCGGGGAAAAGGAGTTTGTGTCGTGGCAGCCAGACCTGGAGGAGTCAGTGAAACCATCCCAACAGGCTCGTCCAACTGTCATACGCTGGGCCGATGGAGGCAAGGAGGTCTTCATCTCCGGATCCTTCAACAACTGGAGCACCAAGATCCCACTCATCAAGAG CCACAATGACTTTGTTGCTATCCTGGACCTTCCAGAAGGAGAGCACCAGTACAAATTTTTTGTGGATGGCCAGTGGGTCCATGATCCATCTGAG CCTGTGGTTACCAGCCAGATGGGGACAATAAACAACCTCATCCACGTCAAGAAGTCTGACTTTGAGGTGTTTGATGCATTGAAGGTGGATTCCCTGGAAAGCTCAGAAACCTCAGGTCGGG ATTTATCCAGCTCCCCACCGGGGCCTTATGGCCAAGAGATGTACGTATACCGGCCTGAGGAGCGCTTCAAATCCCCACCCATCCTCCCACCTCACCTCCTCCAGGTCATCCTCAACAAGGACACCAATATCTCG TGTGACCCAGCGCTGCTGCCCGAGCCCAACCACGTCATGCTCAATCACCTCTACGCGCTCTCCATCAAG GACGGCGTCATGGTGCTCAGTGCCACGCACCGCTACAAGAAGAAGTACGTCACCACGCTGCTGTACAAGCCCATCTGA
- the PRKAB2 gene encoding 5'-AMP-activated protein kinase subunit beta-2 isoform X2, with translation MGNTTSERVSGERHGSKSHRSDGSGASHPAKEHPHKIMVGSTDDPSVFSSHDSKIPGEKEFVSWQPDLEESVKPSQQARPTVIRWADGGKEVFISGSFNNWSTKIPLIKSHNDFVAILDLPEGEHQYKFFVDGQWVHDPSEPVVTSQMGTINNLIHVKKSDFEVFDALKVDSLESSETSDLSSSPPGPYGQEMYVYRPEERFKSPPILPPHLLQVILNKDTNISCDPALLPEPNHVMLNHLYALSIKDGVMVLSATHRYKKKYVTTLLYKPI, from the exons aTGGGGAACACCACCAGCGAGCGGGTGTCTGGGGAGCGCCATGGCTCCAAGTCCCACCGCTCGGACGGCTCCGGTGCCTCGCACCCCGCCAAGGAGCACCCGCACAAGATCATGGTGGGCAGCACCGACGACCCCAGCGTTTTCAGCTCCCACGACTCCAAG ATTCCCGGGGAAAAGGAGTTTGTGTCGTGGCAGCCAGACCTGGAGGAGTCAGTGAAACCATCCCAACAGGCTCGTCCAACTGTCATACGCTGGGCCGATGGAGGCAAGGAGGTCTTCATCTCCGGATCCTTCAACAACTGGAGCACCAAGATCCCACTCATCAAGAG CCACAATGACTTTGTTGCTATCCTGGACCTTCCAGAAGGAGAGCACCAGTACAAATTTTTTGTGGATGGCCAGTGGGTCCATGATCCATCTGAG CCTGTGGTTACCAGCCAGATGGGGACAATAAACAACCTCATCCACGTCAAGAAGTCTGACTTTGAGGTGTTTGATGCATTGAAGGTGGATTCCCTGGAAAGCTCAGAAACCTCAG ATTTATCCAGCTCCCCACCGGGGCCTTATGGCCAAGAGATGTACGTATACCGGCCTGAGGAGCGCTTCAAATCCCCACCCATCCTCCCACCTCACCTCCTCCAGGTCATCCTCAACAAGGACACCAATATCTCG TGTGACCCAGCGCTGCTGCCCGAGCCCAACCACGTCATGCTCAATCACCTCTACGCGCTCTCCATCAAG GACGGCGTCATGGTGCTCAGTGCCACGCACCGCTACAAGAAGAAGTACGTCACCACGCTGCTGTACAAGCCCATCTGA